The DNA segment GGGCGCGAATGGTGAGCTGCCCGCCCATTTTGTCCGGGGAATAGTCGACGCGGGCCTCATCCAGATAGGGCACACTGCGCCCTTCAAAGTAGGCCCTGAAACCGTTCATCTCCATGACCACATCGTCTTCCTCCTCTTCCCCCGGGCGGCAGTAGGCGATGCAGGTCTCGGCATTCGGCGTGCCCGGACTGGAGACAAACATGCGAATGGCAATACCCTCGCACTCCTGCTTGTCCAACAGCTCTTTCAGGTATGCCTGCGCGGATTCGGTAATGGTCACATTCAAATCTGACATAAGCCTTCTCAAATAACCGAGTTTCTCTGTCGGGTATTTTACGCCCCCAAGCGCACAAGGGAAACCGCTCTGTTTGCGGGGGGATGCGCGCGAGCAGCGCACCCCCCGGCCTCAGACCGGGATAAACCCCAACAGGGTCTCGGCAGCCTCCACAGAGGACGCGGGGTTCTGCCCTGTCACCAGCTTGCCATCCACCACCACATAAGGCGCCCAGTCCGCGCCCTTAGAATAGTGACCACCCCGGTCCCGGAGCATCTCCTCCACCAGAAAGGGCACCACGTCCAGCAGTTCCACTGCGGCCTCTTCAGAGTTCGAGAAGCCCGTGACACTCTTGCCGGATACCAGTGGCACGCCGCCTTTGCGCTGGGTATGGCGGAATACCGCGGGCCCATGGCACACCGCGCCAATGGGCTTGTCCGCCCCGTAGAAATCCTCGATCAGGGCGATGGACGCCCGGTCCTCTGCCAGGTCCCACAGGGGACCGTGCCCGCCCGGGTAGAACACCGCATCGAAATCCCGCGCGTGCAATTGGGCAAGTTTCACTGTATTGGCCAGCGCCTGTTGCGCCGCCCGGTCGCCGTGGAAGCGCCGGGTGGCCTCGGTCTGGAAATCCGGCTCGGCACTTTTGGGGTCCAGGGGGGGCTGTCCTCCTTCCGGGGAGGCCAGGGTAACTTCGGCGCCGGCGCCCTTAAAGACATAATAAGGGGCGGCAAACTCCTCCAGCCAGAAACCGGTTTGCCGGCCGGTTTCACCCAGTTTGTCGTGAGAGGTCAGTACCATCAGGATCTTCATCGCATTCTCCGCATGCTTCTGTGCCCCCGGCAGCCCATCGGCGTGCCGGGACGTCAATACAGACCGGGCAGGTCAGTCGTCGGCGCCTACACGCACCACCAACTTGCCAAAGTTTTCGCCCTGTAACAGGCCCATAAACGCCCGCGGGGCCCGCTCCAGGCCCCGCACAATATCCTCGCGATAGCGGATTTTGCCCTCGCCGACCCATTGGCCCAAAGCCTCACTGAATGCACCGAAGCGCGCATACTGGTCGAAGATGATAAAACCCTGGATTTTCAGGCGCTTGATCAGCACGTCGCGCATCAACAGGCTCATCCGATCGGGCCCCGGTGGCAGTGCAGTGGCATTGTACTGGGAGACCAGGCCGCACAGGGGGATGCGCGCAAAGTCATTCAGCAGTGGCAACACTGCGTCAAACACCGCACCGCCAACACTTTCAAAGTAGATATCGATTCCGCTGGGGCAGGCCGCGGCCAGCTGTTCGGGAAAGTCGGCATCGCGGTGATTGAGGCATCGATCAAATCCCAGTTCCTCCACCCCGTAGCGGCATTTCTCGATGCTGCCTGCAACACCGATGACACGACAGCCCTGGATCTTGCCGATCTGTCCCACCACCGACCCCACAGGCCCGGTGGCTGCCGCCACAACCAGGGTCTCATCCGGCCTCGGCTCACCAATTTCCAGCAGGCCAAAATAGGCCGTGATACCCGGCATGCCCAATACGCCCAGGGCATAGGAGGGATGATCGGGGTTGGCGCCCATATTGACGAGACCGGCACCATCAGAGAGCGCATAGTCCTGCCAGCCACTGTAGCCCAGTACCCAATCGCCAACCGCGTAGCCCGACAGGCGGGATTCGACAACACGGCTCACGGTGCCTCCCACCATGGTATCGCCGAGGGCGACAGGCTCCGAATAGGATTCTGCATCACTCATGCGGCCACGCATATAGGGGTCCAGGGATAAATACACTGTGCGCAGCAGCACCTGGCCGTCTTGGGGCTGTGGCACGGCCACCTCCTCAATACGGAAGTTATCCTCTCCGGGGGGGCCCTCGGGCCGGGAGGCAAGTATCACCCGGCGGTTCTTATCACTGGTTTGCATCCTGTTCCTCTCCTTGTGGCTGTGCAATCTGGAACGCCTGGTATGCGGGCGCATTTTATGGACATTCAGTACACCCCGCCGCCTCAATCTGGTTTTCCAGGCACGCAAAGGTAGTACCAGGCAGACGGAACGTCTAGGGCTTTATGGCCTACGCGCCAGACCCTGTAGGATACAGTGCCTGTAGCAGACAAAAATCGACCAGTGAAGTGGGCGCAGCGGTCGAAGGCAATCAGGTCGCCATCCGTCAAAGGGCGTGCCTGTGCTAAGATTGACGCCTTTCCCGCCCCCGACACCAAGTAAGGACTGGTACATGTTGCAGCCGTCTCGCAACCGGCGCCTCGAGCAACTCAACACGGCACTGGCTCAGCGTATCCTGATCCTGGATGGCGCCATGGGGACCATGATCCAAAGGGCAAAGCTGGGGGAGTCCGACTACCGGGGCGAGCGCTTCGCCGACTTTGCCCGGGACCTCAAGGGCAACAATGACCTGCTGAGCCTGACCCGCCCCGAACTGATCGAGCAGATCCATCGGGAATACCTGCAGGCGGGCGCCGACATTATCGAAACCAATACATTTAACGCGACCCGGCTGTCCCAGTCGGATTACGATATGGCGCATCTGGTGGAGGAGCTGAACCGCACCTCCGCCGAAATCGCCCGCCGCGCCGCGGATGCCCTCTCCACACCGGCGCGGCCCCGCTGGGTGGCCGGGGTGATCGGGCCCACTTCCCGCACCGCCAGTATCTCGCCGGATGTCAATGATCCCGGCGCGCGCAATGTGACTTTCGAGGCCCTGGTAGAGAACTACCTGGAAGCCGGGCGCGCCCTGGTCGAGGGCGGCAGCGACCTGATTCTGATCGAGACCATCTTCGATACCCTCAATGCCAAGGCGGCCATCTTCGCCATGCAACGGCTGTTCGAGACGCTGGGTTTTGAACTGCCGCTCATGCTCTCCGGCACCATTACCGATGCCTCCGGTCGCACCCTGTCCGGCCAGACCACCGAGGCGTTTTACTATTCCATCGCCCATGCCAAACCGCTTTCCGTGGGCCTCAACTGCGCCCTCGGCGCCACCGAGTTGCGCCCGTATATAGAGGCATTGTCAGGCGTCTGCACCGCCTATGTCTCCGCCCACCCCAATGCGGGCCTGCCCAACGAGTTTGGCGAATACGACGAAACCCCGGAGCAAACGGCCGCAATTGTGGCGGAGTTTGCCCGCAGCGGTTTTATCAATATCCTCGGTGGCTGCTGCGGTACCACCCCCGACCACATCCGCGCCATTGCCGGGGCAGTCGCCCCAGTGGCCCCGCGCCAGCCACCGGAGATCAAACCGGCCCTGCGCCTGTCCGGCCTGGAGCCCTTTGTCGCCGATGCAAGCGCGCTGTTTGTCAATGTGGGCGAGCGCTGCAACGTCACGGGTTCCGCCCGCTTCAAACGCCTGATTCTTGAGGAGGACTACGATACCGCCCTGCAGGTCGCCGCCACCCAGGTGGAAGACGGCGCTCAGGTGATCGATTTCAATATGGATGAGGCGATGCTCGATGCGCTCGCCGCTATGCGCCGTTTCCTCAACCTCGCCGCCACCGAACCGGACATCGCCAGGGTGCCGTTTATGGTGGACTCTTCCAAGTGGGCGGTGATCGAAGCGGGGCTGCAGTGCATCCAGGGCAAGCCCATCGTCAACTCCATCAGCCTCAAGGAAGGCAGGGAGGAGTTTATCGATAAAGCACGCTTGTGCCTGCGCTATGGCGCGGCTGTGGTGGTAATGGCCTTTGACGAGGAGGGCCAGGCGGATACCTTCGAACGCAAGATCGCAATCTGCCAGCGCAGCTACGATGTGCTCGTGCGGGAAGTCGGGTTCGATCCCACGGATATTATTTTTGACCCGAATATTTTCGCCGTCGCCACCGGTATCGAGGAGCACAACAATTACGCGGTGGACTTTATCCGGGCCTGCCGCTGGATTCGCAACAACCTGCCCGGTGCCCAGATCAGCGGCGGAGTCTCCAATGTCTCCTTCTCCTTTCGTGGCAACAACCCGGTGCGCGAGGCAATCCATTCGGTATTCCTGTTCCACGCTATCAAAGCCGGTCTCAATATGGGCATCGTCAACGCCGGCCAGCTGGCGGTCTACGACGAACTGCCGCAGGAACTGCGGGAAAAGGTCGAGGATGTCATTCTCAACCGCAGCAGTGAGGCCACCGAGGCCCTGCTGGATATCGCCCCCAACTATCAGGGCGAAGGCGGCGCCACCGCGCGCAAGGAGGACCTGAGCTGGCGCCAGCTATCGGTGAACGAGCGCCTGGCCCACGCCCTGGTAAAGGGCGTCAACAGCTATATCGAAGAGGACACCGAAGCGGCCCGCGCAATTGCCTCCCGCCCCCTGGACGTCATCGAAGGGCCGCTGATGGACGGGATGAATATCGTCGGCGACCTGTTTGGCGAGGGTAAGATGTTCCTGCCCCAGGTGGTGAAATCCGCCCGCGTGATGAAACAGGCGGTGGCCTACCTGCAGCCGTATATCGAGGCGGAAAAAACCGAAGACAGCCGTTCCAACGGCCGTATCCTGATGGCCACGGTAAAGGGCGATGTGCACGATATCGGCAAGAATATCGTGGGGGTGGTACTGGCCTGTAACAATTACGAGGTCATCGATCTCGGTGTGATGGTGCCCGCCGAGACCATCCTGCAGACCGCGCGGGAAAAAGCCTGCGACATCATTGGCCTGTCCGGCCTGATCACCCCCTCCCTGGATGAAATGGTGCATGTGGCAGCCGAAATGGAGCGCCAGGGGTTTGATATGCCCCTGCTGATCGGCGGCGCCACCACCTCCAAGGCACATACCGCCGTCAAGATTGAGCCCCAGTTCAAGCGCAACCAGGTGGTCTATGTGGCCGACGCCTCCCGCGCAGTGGGAGTGGCCAGCAGCCTGATTTCCGATACGCTGCGCCCGCCCTTTGTAGAAAAAATACGCGCTGAGTACGAAAAAGTGCGCCACCGCACCGCCAACCGCAAGCGCAACGATACCCCCCTGACCTATATGCAGGCGCGCGATGCGGCGCCGGAATTTGACTGGCAGAACTACCGCCCTACCCGACCCAACAAACTGGGCCTCACGGTCATTGACGATTTTCCCCTGCAAAAGCTGCTCGACACCCTGGACTGGACGCCCTTTTTTATTGCCTGGGATCTGGCGGGAAAATTCCCCGGCATTCTGGACGATGCCATCGTGGGTGAAGCCGCCACGGATCTCTACAGGAATGCGCAGCGCATGCTGGACGAAATAATCCAGCAAAAACGCCTGCGCGCCCGCGCCGTGTTCGGGCTCTGGCCCGCCAACAGCATCGGCGACGATATCATTGTCTACAAAGACGAAAACCGCAGTGCAGAGCTGGCGCGCCTGCACCACATGCGTCAACAGGTGCAAAAGCGCGGGGGCGATGGGCTGTGCCGCTCCCTGGCAGACTTTGTCGCCCCACTGGCATCCGGCCAAATGGATTATGTGGGGGGCTTCGCGGTCACCACCGGTATCGGCGTGGATGCGCTGGCGGACAGCTACGCCGCCAAACACGACGACTACAACGCCATTATGGTCAAAGCCCTGGCAGACCGATTGGCGGAGTCTTTCGCCGAAACCCTGCACCGCCAGGTGCGCACGGAATACTGGGGCTATGCACCGGACGAGGCGCTCAGCAATGCACAGTTGATCAAAGAGGCCTATCGGGGTATTCGCCCCGCCCCCGGTTACCCGGCCTGCCCGGATCATTCGGAAAAAGCCACCCTGTTCAAATTGCTGCAGGCGGAGCAAAATGCAGGGGTCAGCCTCACCGAGCACTTTGCCATGATGCCTGCAGCGGCAGTGAGTGGCTGGTACTTTGCCCATCCGCAGGCAAAGTACTTCAATGTCGGCAAAATCGGCAGGGACCAGCTGCAAAGCCTGGCAGAACGCAAAGGGGTCAGCGCGCGGGAACTGGCGCGCTGGCTGCGCCCCAATCTTGAGGAGTGAGCCTGTGCAAGAGAGCAACGGCAAGAAAGCAGACAAGCCCGGCTTTGGCCAGATAGTGCTCAGCACCCTGGCGGCCGCCATCGGTGTGCAGAGCAACAAGAACCGCAAGCGGGACTTTCAGAGCGGCAGCGTGATGCACTACCTGGTAGCCGGCATCGTTTTTACAATCCTGTTTGTGCTGATCCTGGCGGGGATTGTGAAGGGCGTGCTCAGCAATATGGGCTGAGCGGCGCACTTGCGCGGTCGCGGTATGCAGCCCCGGCCAGCGCTTGAGGAGGGTTTGCCCGGCACCGCTCAGCTCCGGGCCTGGGGGCCGACTATCGGGTGGCGACCCAGAAAACACAGGTAACGACGAACACAGCCACCAGTGCCACGGCGGCGAGGGCGTCTACGACGTTGTCATCTTCCGGGGCGGCAACAACTTCATCACTCATCGAATCTCTCCGATTGCTCATTATTGTTATTCAACGCAGATAGGCCGTTGGCAACGGCCAGTCAAGTAGACCAAATCCCCGCGGGGGGCGCAAGGCGGACCTGCTGGACCCACCACCTACCTTATAACCGTTGGTTACAGACATAGCGAAAAATATTGTTATTTTTTGCATAAGCGCGCTGGTATGTTATGCGCCATCGGAGGACCGCCCGGGGCTCGCCCCTTTCTCCGCCACCAGCGCACACAGGCAATGGAATCAAGCTGTAATGTATCGATACGATGATCGGGACCGCGCCATACTCAATGACCGCGTGGCCCAGTTCCGCGGCCAGACGCAACGCTACCTCGCAGGCGAGCTGAGTGAGGAGCAGTTCCTGGTGCTGCGACTGCAAAATGGCCTCTATATCCAGCGGCTGGCCCCCATGCTCCGCATCGCCGTGCCCTACGGCCTCCTCAACAGCACCCAGCTGCGCCGCCTGGCCCGCATAAGCCGCGACTACGATAAGGGCTACGCGCACTTCACCACGCGCCAGAACCTGCAGTTCAACTGGCCGCACCTGGAAGATGTGCCCGATATCCTCGCCGAACTGGCCGAGGTGGAAATGCACGCAGTGCAGACCAGCGGCAACTGTATCCGCAACACCACCTCGGACCCCTTCGCGGGCATCGCCCCCGACGAGATTGCCGATCCCCGCCCCTACTGCGAATTGATCCGCCAGTGGTCCAGCTTCCACCCGGAATTCGCCTTCCTGCCGCGCAAATTCAAGATCGCGGTGAGCGGTTCCCAACAGGACCGCGCCGCCATCCGGGTACACGATATCGGCGTGCAGATCACCAAGCGCGACAGCGACCTGGGATTCCAGATACTCGTTGGCGGCGGCCAGGGACGCACGCCGGTGATTGCCGAAACCATCCGCGACTTCCTGCCGGAAGCGGACCTGCTCCCCTACCTGGAAGCCATTGTCCGCGTTTACAATCGCCTCGGCCGCCGCGACAACAAGTACAAGGCGCGCATCAAAATCCTGGTGAAAGCCCTGGGTCCCGAGGAGTTTGGCCGCCGGGTGGAAGAGGAGTGGCAGCAGGGTAAAGACGGCGCAGAAAAACTGACCCCGCAGGCGCTGCAGTGGGCCAGATCCTTCTTCACCGCCCCCGCCTACAAAACCTTCGACGGCAGCGCCAGCGAAGCCGCCCTGCAACAGCAGGCAGAGGGTGACAGAGCCTTCGCGCGCTGGCTGGAGCGCAACACCTATTGCCACCGGGTAGCGGGTTACCGCGCCATCAAGTTATCCACCAAACCCACCGGCGTCCCCCCCGGCGATGTGACCGACCGCCAACTGGATGCCATTGCCGATCTCGCCGACGCGTTCAGTTTTGGCGAGGCGCGGGTCACCCACGATCAGAATGTGGTGCTCGCCGATGTTGAGCAGGGCAGGCTCTACGCACTATGGCAGCAGGCGCGCCAACACGGTTTCGCCACCCCGAATATCGGCACCCTCACCGATATGATCTGCTGCCCCGGTGGTGACTACTGCTCCCTGGCCAATGCCAAATCCATCCCGGTGGCGGAGGCGATCCAGCGCCGCTTTGACGACATGGATTACCTCTACGACCTGGGCGATCTGAACCTGAATATCTCCGGCTGTATGAACGCCTGTGGCCACCACCATGTGGGGCATATCGGCATTCTCGGCGTGGATAAGAAAGGCCAGGAGTTCTACCAGATCCAGCTCGGCGGCAGCGCCGCCAATGATGCCAGCCTGGCCAGGGTGCTGGGGCCCAGTTTCTCCCGCGCGGAAGTCCCGGAGGTGATCGGCAAGATCCTCGACCTCTATGTGCAACAGCGCCGCACCGCCGAGTCGTTTCTCGACACCTACAAGCGCATTGGCCTGCAGCCCTTCAAGGAGAGCGTCTATGCCAAAGCCGGCTAAACCGGGCCCGCAGCCGGGCAACCCCAGCGAGCTGATTATCGACGGCGAGATCCTCCCCAACCAGTGGCGCTTGCTGGCGCAAACAGCGGCGGGGGAAAGCCCCGATATTCCGGCTGCAGGAAAGGTGATTTTGCCCCTGCGCCAGTGGCAGGCCCAGCGCCGGGCGCTCACCGCGCGCAGTGACGAAATCGGCGTATGGCTCGACAGCGACGAGGGCGCGGAATCGATTGGCGCTGCGGCGGCCCAATGCCCGCTGATCGCCGTGCACTTTCCCGCCTTCGCCGATGGCCGCGGCTTCACCACAGGCCGTTTGTTACGCGAGCGCTTCGGCTTCAAGGGCGAGTTGCGCGCCGTGGGCGGTTTTATGCGCGACCAGCTTACCTATCTGCGGCGCTGCGGTTTTAACGCCTACGCTTTCGAGGGTGACGAGCCCCTCGCCAGCCTGCACGACTCCCTACACGACTTCAGCGACAGCTACCAGGCCGGTGTGGACCAGCCGCTGCCCCTGTTCCGACGCCGCCTGTAAACCGGCGTTTAACGCCCCCCTGCCAGGGTGCTGGATGCTTCCAGGGAAGCGAAAAAAGCATGGCAGTGGCAACCGCACATCAACAGCCCGCCCGCTGCTGTGCCATGGCAACACCGGGACAGGCGCTGACAAGAGTCAATGCTACTTGTAGGTTTCAGGCGGAAATTGCCATTTTTCTAGGCACGGGCGGTTAGAAATATAGGCATCAAAATAATCTTATTGGATTGCATTTAGTTTTCTTTCATGTCAAAACGGCGTAGAAACCAAAGGCATTTTTTGATATTTGGGCCAGTTTTTGCGAGCCAATAGCGCAAGGGGCCCAAAAAGCCCAGGCAGTTTCCAGCCCGGGCATAGTCTCTAAAGCCCTCCCTGCAACAGGAGAACGGTACGTGACCTAAGCGTAAGTAAAAGGCGCTGACCCAAGGTGCTCGAACACCAGGGGCCAGCTAACCAAATTGATACATGAACTATCAAAATGGCTCTATGGATAATACGCTAGAAGCCCGCTCGTCTTCAATAAAGTGGGACATTACCAGACGCCAGGGGTGGTTGCCCAGGCTCTGGAAGCGTTGCACGCGCCTGTTTTGCTTTACCGCCTACCGTTCCCGTGCCCCACCCTGCTTTGCCTCCCGTCGTTATTTTCCAGCTATTCCCATCACGAAAAATCACTCCAGGATTTGCGATCCGGAAGGAAAGACTTATGTTGGTTGTAAAACGCCGGCCAGGCGAGAACCTCAGAATTGGAAAAAATGTTTCCGTCACCGTATTGGGTATTTCCGGCAATCAGGTCAGGGTGGGCATCGCGGCTCCCAAATCCCTGCCCGTGCACCGGGAAGAAGTGTATCTGCGTATTCAAAAGGAGCGGGCGCTGGACAGTGAAAATGGTTGAGAAACGGATTCTCCCGATAGGGAGGGTCCGTCATACTACCGGGCCGGATGGAAAGAATACCCCTCTCCCAAGACACGCTGTGAATACATCCTTGTACGTTCGTAATCGGCATCCATGTCTCATACGATCCTGTGAGAGGGGTATTCTTCCTTCCTGCTCTACTAGGGCCTGTTCACACTAATTAAAGTATCGACAATAAGCGCAAAGTGAATAAAAAATGTGAAAACGACATCCAGTTTGTCAAAACGAGAGAAAATTCTTCTGAAGCCCTTCAGGCGTCGAAACAGCCTCTCCACTTCATTTCGTTTTTTGTACGCCTCCACGTCGTATTTCCAGGTGCTCATTCGGTTACTCTTCGGTGGCACGACAGGTTCCATGCCCAGATCGAATACCAACTGCCGGGTTTCATTACCCTCGTAGGCCTTGTCCATGATCACTTTGGCACCATCCCAACCGCGGTTATCAAGGCTTTTCAGCAGCTTTCGGCCCTCCGGAGCGTCTCCAGCCTGCCCCGGTGACAGAGAAAATACTACGGCGCGGTTGTGGTCGGCTGCAACCATATGAATCTTGGTGATCCATCCTGCTCGTGATTTGCCGATAGATTGAGGACCGTTTTTTTTAACGCGCCAGTGCCATCTGGATGAACTTTAACAGCCGTAGAATCAAGAGAGATATGATCGACCTGGATATTGATCACATTATTTTCCTGGAGGGCCAGAAAGACCCTATCCAGTACACCTTGCTTGGCCCAACGATTCGCCCGCATGTAGACGCTGTGCCAACGGCCGAATTTCTTGGGCAGACCTCGCCATTTGCAACCATGCTCGGCTATGTAAAGAATGGCGTTCAGCACTTGTAAGTTGGATATTTTCACGTTACCGCGCTGAAGGGGCAGAAAATCTTCGATAATTTTGTATTGTTGCGCTGTAATTTCCATGAGGGGATTATACAGGATTTAGTGTGAACAGACCCTAGTAAATCGCCAACACTCTGCATTATTCATGGACGTGCCCGCCCATCAGGTCCAATTAGCGAGCCAGTAGAAATCGCAGCTGGGAAGGAAAACTCAGCACCCATTGGCGAATGGGTACTTCTGAAAAGACTTCATCCATGCTTTCTGCCAGCAAGCGGTTGTATTGCCGTGGCGGTCTGTGGGGTATAGAGACAGGGCAAACGCCCTACCATTGTCGCAAGCGCTTTCCCCTAAAGCCTGGACCCCGCTGTGGATGCCATACGCGGATCGGGTTAGGTGCCCCATGGATTATCGGGCCCCTCGATCAATGGGTGTGTTGATGCAAGGGCAAGCCAGTTAGTTAGGCCATTTCGCTTTTTATCCCCGCTTGCATGGTGGAGCGCATACGGGTTAAAGCGCCCTTTTCATTGGTGATGATTGCGATACCGGCAGTAACCGGGCGGTGATGCACATTACACATAGTTTCACTTCCTGCTGTCTTTTGCAGATTCTTGGTGGCAGCGCGCAATAGCGTTGCGCACGCTTGGCGCAATGGTAAGCTCATCAATTTTCATGTATATTCCCGCTGTTTACAATAATGCTTAAATGGCGTGAATATAAAGTAATCCAAAACGCCTGCAGTGGTAAGGCCATTGTTACAATAGTGTGCAAAAAGAGCGTATTAGAGTAGGTAGAACATAAAAATTGTATAGTCCGGTGGATACAAAAGCGGTTAGGGCAATGCCCGACCACAAGAACATTGTCATTAAGCGAGAAAAAGCCACATTAGGTTACAACCTATGGCAACTCGTTCCATAACGAAGTCAGAATAGAGTGCGTTATTAAGCATTAACAATCCCGTTTGGCTCAGCTACATACCATTGCAATACCAAGAGATATTGCGAGCGTGCTTACGAATGGCGAGGGTTATTGGGCAGTGTGCCTTCCAAGCATTGTGATAAAGTTTACCGAGTCAGTCTTGGTATTGAAGAGCGCCTAAAATAGATAATTTTGTTTTTCACAACAGTGCTTGGACAACTTCAAGCAATATTCCTAAGTATTCGTGGGTTATTCTAATAGTATTCCTGTTAAGACTTGCGAAGAATATTGGAGGTCAAGTCGATGAGATTAAAGATTAAATTATATCAAGGAAATTTATAATGAAATTTGGTGTATACCTTCGAAGCCTAAGAGAAAAAACGGGCTGGACTCAGCCTGAAGCCGCTGAAAAAATTGAAATTGAGCAATCATATTTGTCAAAACTTGAGACTGGCAAGTGTTTTCCATCGGAAGATATATTTTCAAAGTTAAGCAGTGTTTATCACATTGATGCGCAGCAAATGAGCGAGACGATAGATTCCAATGAACTGGAAAAGTTAAAAGAAGTGAGTGAAGTGCGTAAAGTGGTGTTGGCAAAGCATCAATCTCACAAGTTAGCATTTCGGCGATGGCTAATCACTGGATTGGTGTTCCTTATGTTCGGCGGTGCGTTAATGGGTGCCAGTACATTAAGTGGCACTGAACGCCAGTATCACTATCGCAGTCAAGGTGTTTTGCTGGCTGGAGAGAGCTTGGATGCCTTCTCAATTCTTAACATGAGCACCAGCGGCTCTAAAGATGAGCGTCGTGATTTTGACAAACTGAAGCAGGAAATGACAAGTCGAGTTGATCAGCTGGATAATATTTCATCTATTAATCGCGGCAGGACTTATCTCGAAGAGGTCGATGGAGGCAAACGCCTTTATAAACTGTACGCAGATCCTTATGTTGGCGTTAATACAATACTGCAATGGTTTATTATACCGGCAATGATGTTTTTAGCTGGCAGCCTTGGTTGTTTTTTTATTAGTTATCGCTGGCGGTAATTGGCTATTCGATTTAATGAATAATGGCTAATAAAGAATGCGGATTAGGGGCTAATCCGCATTAGAATATTAAGTATAGTAGCTCAGAATTGAGCTGAAAGTAACCGGTTTTGCAAACGGTACTCTGTCAGGTCAGGTCAGGTCAGGTCAGGTTCAGTGACTGTTTTTGAAATTGATCTTTGTATACATCAATACTATAGCTCACGAAAACAAATAGTGGAAAACCACTTCACATAACCAATAAAAACGTGCAACAATCCAATATTGAATAGCCGACTTAAAAGTGCGGTTAATTTCTAAGTAATGCAACAATAAAGCAAGCACCGCCTAACTTGGTTGAATTTTCAATAACCAGTTTCCCTTGATGCCAATCCAATACACGTTTGACCAGTGCTAAACCAATACCATGGCCACCAGTTTTAGTTTTATACTGATCACCACGGACAAAAGGTTTTACTATTTTTTCTCGCAGTGAAACATCAATGCCCTTGCCGTTATCATGAACATATATCTTGCAATAATTGTCTTCATTCATGCATTCGATGAGTACTTGCCCACCTCCATAAGTCAGTGCATTTTGAAGGAGATTATTTATAATCATTTTAATATAAAAGGCATCAGCCTGAATCGTTAAATTCCGGGGCTCATACGCAAATGAGATGTTTTCTTCAAATGGATTATTCGCCTTTATACACTGGGTAATCAATAGCACTAAATCAACAGTATTACTATGCAAGGACACCATGATTTGGTCTAAGCGGGCATAAGTTAACAGGGTTTCAACCAGGGTTGTCATATCGTCAATATGATCGCTGATCTTTTCTTGATACTTTTGCCTAAGCATCGGATCACTTTCCTCGGCAAGTGTATCAATACCAAAACGAATACGTGCCAGAGGCGTTCGTAAATCATGTGATACTGCACTGCTCAGTAACTTCACATCATCCACCAAACT comes from the Microbulbifer sp. MI-G genome and includes:
- a CDS encoding NADP-dependent oxidoreductase; amino-acid sequence: MQTSDKNRRVILASRPEGPPGEDNFRIEEVAVPQPQDGQVLLRTVYLSLDPYMRGRMSDAESYSEPVALGDTMVGGTVSRVVESRLSGYAVGDWVLGYSGWQDYALSDGAGLVNMGANPDHPSYALGVLGMPGITAYFGLLEIGEPRPDETLVVAAATGPVGSVVGQIGKIQGCRVIGVAGSIEKCRYGVEELGFDRCLNHRDADFPEQLAAACPSGIDIYFESVGGAVFDAVLPLLNDFARIPLCGLVSQYNATALPPGPDRMSLLMRDVLIKRLKIQGFIIFDQYARFGAFSEALGQWVGEGKIRYREDIVRGLERAPRAFMGLLQGENFGKLVVRVGADD
- the metH gene encoding methionine synthase, which produces MLQPSRNRRLEQLNTALAQRILILDGAMGTMIQRAKLGESDYRGERFADFARDLKGNNDLLSLTRPELIEQIHREYLQAGADIIETNTFNATRLSQSDYDMAHLVEELNRTSAEIARRAADALSTPARPRWVAGVIGPTSRTASISPDVNDPGARNVTFEALVENYLEAGRALVEGGSDLILIETIFDTLNAKAAIFAMQRLFETLGFELPLMLSGTITDASGRTLSGQTTEAFYYSIAHAKPLSVGLNCALGATELRPYIEALSGVCTAYVSAHPNAGLPNEFGEYDETPEQTAAIVAEFARSGFINILGGCCGTTPDHIRAIAGAVAPVAPRQPPEIKPALRLSGLEPFVADASALFVNVGERCNVTGSARFKRLILEEDYDTALQVAATQVEDGAQVIDFNMDEAMLDALAAMRRFLNLAATEPDIARVPFMVDSSKWAVIEAGLQCIQGKPIVNSISLKEGREEFIDKARLCLRYGAAVVVMAFDEEGQADTFERKIAICQRSYDVLVREVGFDPTDIIFDPNIFAVATGIEEHNNYAVDFIRACRWIRNNLPGAQISGGVSNVSFSFRGNNPVREAIHSVFLFHAIKAGLNMGIVNAGQLAVYDELPQELREKVEDVILNRSSEATEALLDIAPNYQGEGGATARKEDLSWRQLSVNERLAHALVKGVNSYIEEDTEAARAIASRPLDVIEGPLMDGMNIVGDLFGEGKMFLPQVVKSARVMKQAVAYLQPYIEAEKTEDSRSNGRILMATVKGDVHDIGKNIVGVVLACNNYEVIDLGVMVPAETILQTAREKACDIIGLSGLITPSLDEMVHVAAEMERQGFDMPLLIGGATTSKAHTAVKIEPQFKRNQVVYVADASRAVGVASSLISDTLRPPFVEKIRAEYEKVRHRTANRKRNDTPLTYMQARDAAPEFDWQNYRPTRPNKLGLTVIDDFPLQKLLDTLDWTPFFIAWDLAGKFPGILDDAIVGEAATDLYRNAQRMLDEIIQQKRLRARAVFGLWPANSIGDDIIVYKDENRSAELARLHHMRQQVQKRGGDGLCRSLADFVAPLASGQMDYVGGFAVTTGIGVDALADSYAAKHDDYNAIMVKALADRLAESFAETLHRQVRTEYWGYAPDEALSNAQLIKEAYRGIRPAPGYPACPDHSEKATLFKLLQAEQNAGVSLTEHFAMMPAAAVSGWYFAHPQAKYFNVGKIGRDQLQSLAERKGVSARELARWLRPNLEE
- the nfuA gene encoding Fe-S biogenesis protein NfuA — protein: MSDLNVTITESAQAYLKELLDKQECEGIAIRMFVSSPGTPNAETCIAYCRPGEEEEDDVVMEMNGFRAYFEGRSVPYLDEARVDYSPDKMGGQLTIRAPNSRMPKITDDSPIEDRINYVLYNEINPGLAAHGGQVSLVEVTEDKFAVLRFGGGCQGCGMVDMTLREGVEKTLKEKIPELAGVKDITDHSDKSQAYY
- a CDS encoding DUF2970 domain-containing protein, translating into MQESNGKKADKPGFGQIVLSTLAAAIGVQSNKNRKRDFQSGSVMHYLVAGIVFTILFVLILAGIVKGVLSNMG
- a CDS encoding type 1 glutamine amidotransferase domain-containing protein; the protein is MKILMVLTSHDKLGETGRQTGFWLEEFAAPYYVFKGAGAEVTLASPEGGQPPLDPKSAEPDFQTEATRRFHGDRAAQQALANTVKLAQLHARDFDAVFYPGGHGPLWDLAEDRASIALIEDFYGADKPIGAVCHGPAVFRHTQRKGGVPLVSGKSVTGFSNSEEAAVELLDVVPFLVEEMLRDRGGHYSKGADWAPYVVVDGKLVTGQNPASSVEAAETLLGFIPV